The genomic DNA ATTGGATACTTAGCTCTCAAAAAATCAATCGCAGCGGCTGTTGCTGTATTACAGGCAACTACAACCATTGAAGAGCCTTTGCTCAACAAAAAGTTGGTTACCCTATCGGCCAAAACAATTACTTCCTCTTGGGATTTCTCGCCATAGGGACAATTGGCATTATCGGCGTAGTATAGAGTGCTTTCATTTGGCAACAGGGCAATAATTTCCTTCCAGACCGAAAGTCCACCAACACCTGAGTCAAACACTCCAATTGTTGCCATTATGTACTAAAAAAAGAAAGGGCCACTCCTTTCAGAATGGCCATTCCTGTATTTTACAATATTGAATTACTTAGTAATTCCCAACTCTTTTTTAACCAAAGTGGTGATATCAATGCTCTGGGTGTCGGAATAGTAAACAATTCCAGGAGTACCAATGTCAAAAATATAGGTAAAGCCATTGGCCTTAGCCACTTTCTTTATGGCATCATTTGCCTTTTCAAGGATAGGTTTAAAAAGGTCTGATTGCATCTTCTGGTAGTCATCCTGAGCAGTTGTCTGGAATTCCTGAATTCTCTGCTGGAGATCCTGCAACTCTTTTTCCTTAGCATCCTTAATAGCTGGTGTTAAACCATCCTTTTTTGCAAGGTATGCCTGATACTTGTTGTTGAACTCTGTTTGAAGGTTTTCTAACTCACCAGAAAGTTCAGTCCCATAATTCTTCAACTTAACCTCGGCGCTATCCTTCTCTGGCATTAGAGAAATAACCTGCTGAACATTAATATGTCCGAATTTAAAACTCTGAGCCTGAACATTTCCCGTTAACGAAAAGCATGCCATCATGGCTGCTACTACGATAAGTCTTCTCATTTTACTAGTGGGTTTGTTTGTTACAAATTTACGAAAATTCTAATATCTATTTATAGCCAAGTCGTTGCAACACTTCATCACTCTTGTCAT from Williamwhitmania sp. includes the following:
- a CDS encoding OmpH family outer membrane protein — protein: MRRLIVVAAMMACFSLTGNVQAQSFKFGHINVQQVISLMPEKDSAEVKLKNYGTELSGELENLQTEFNNKYQAYLAKKDGLTPAIKDAKEKELQDLQQRIQEFQTTAQDDYQKMQSDLFKPILEKANDAIKKVAKANGFTYIFDIGTPGIVYYSDTQSIDITTLVKKELGITK